The Montipora foliosa isolate CH-2021 chromosome 1, ASM3666993v2, whole genome shotgun sequence genome has a window encoding:
- the LOC137980612 gene encoding large ribosomal subunit protein uL11-like yields the protein MPPKFDPNEIKIIYLRATGGEVGATSALAPKIGPLGLSPKKVGDDIAKATQDWKGLRITVQLTIQNRQAKVSVVPSASSLIIKALKEPPRDRKKVKNIKHDGNLTLDQIIEIAKTMRPRSMARKLEGTVKEILGTAQSVGCTVEGEPPHDIIDKINDKEIEIPDDE from the exons ATGCCTCCTAAGTTCGATCCTAATGAGATCAAAATCA TTTACCTCAGAGCCACTGGTGGTGAAGTTGGTGCAACATCAGCCCTCGCCCCAAAGATTGGACCTCTTGGTTTG TCTCCCAAGAAAGTTGGAGATGACATTGCCAAGGCAACACAGGACTGGAAGGGTCTGCGTATAACTGTTCAGCTTACTATCCAGAACAGACAGGCTAAAGTGTCAGTTGTACCAAGTGCATCTTCGTTGATAATCAAAGCTCTAAAGGAACCTCCAAGAGATCgcaaaaaggttaaaaaca tcaaACATGATGGTAATTTGACCTTGGATCAAATCATTGAGATTGCCAAAACCATGCGGCCAAGGTCTATGGCTCGTAAGCTGGAGGGAACTGTTAAGGAGATTCTTGGAACGGCACAGTCTGTTGGATGCACAGTTGAGGGAGAACCACCTCATGATATCATCGACAAGATTAATGACAAGGAAATAGAGATCCCTGAT GATGAATGA